TTGCTTGGGTAATTTTGCGATTTTTGCGATAGCAATTAATTGCCTGACAGATGGAGCTTTTTTTAAATGACGCCGGGTATATAGCTACGCATCAGAATCAGTAAAATCGGCAATGTAATAATTGACAATGCGGTTGATGCCATATACAGACTGGACGCTTCTTCTTCCTGCACGCTCCATTGATACGCCAGAATGGTCGCCGTCGTAGCGGTAGGCATGGCAAGTAAAAAGATCATCTCTTCAGCATGCTGGCCGGTCAGGCCAAACATCATGACCAGCGCCCAGACAATGGCCGGGTTAAGCAGGCACTTGAGCGCAAGGTTGACCGACAAACCTTTGTTGAATGCCAGCTTGGTGCCGTGAATAGCTACACCAACGGCAAACAGGGAAACAAAATTGCAGGACTTGGCGGTGATTTCCAGGCTGGAAATGACAAACTTGGGCAGGTAAGCGCTGATGCCCGTGGTGCTGCAGACCAGGCCAAGGATCACAGCCATCACCATGGGCTTCTTCAATGACTTGATCACGGCGTGGGTGAAAATTTGCCAGCCACTCACGCTTTTATCGGTCTCGCCCGCCAATGCACTGCCCAGTTCCAGCAGGAACAAAGTGGCAGGGATCACGGTAACCGCAACGATGACGTTGCCAACGGCTACAGAAATGGCTGAACTGGCACCAATCAACAAGGCCAGGAACGGAATGCCCATGCCGCCCATATTCGGGAAGCTGCTGAGCATGGCCTGCATGGCGCTTTGACGGATATCCTTACGCAGCACTACTTTGTTGATCAGGTACGCCACTACCCACATCGAGCACATGGCCAGGCAAAAAGCCAGCATCCAGGTCAGGTCGAAAACCTCGGAGGGTTTGGCTTTGTAGGTGTTTTCGAACAAGAGTGCCGGAAACACGAAATCCGATACCAGGGTTGAACAAACTTTCTTGGCTGATTTGTCAACGATGCCTTTTTGTACCGCCAGCCAGCCCAGATAAATGAGCAGGAAAACGGGCGCCATCGAATTGAAAATCTGTAGTGCGATCTTGTAGTTCATTATGGACTCCTCCACGCATGGACAATGTATGGGATATGGGTTTTGCAAGTCTTTGCGTGACTTGAATATCAGGATTTTGCCGGGCAATGTGCCTGATATTTATCAAATTTCCACAGTGGTTTTTATGAATTTAATTGCGTCATTAAACTTTATTTGATTTGTGTTGGACTTATTCGTGGTTTTTATGAATTAAAAGATTTTAAAGATTGAATGGCTTTGAATTTTTGCCAACAAGGAAAAGAATGCAGCCCCAAAACCGGCAATAAATACAAAGCCAATCCAGCATGTCCGGCATGGATATTGGCAGGGCCGCAGATATGGTCAGGAGAACCAGCGAAGCATGGGCGGCATGTACATCAGGCTGCAGCCCCACGATGTGTCAGCACCAGTGGTGATCCGCAACATTGGCGGAGACCGGCGGCAGCAAGACCCACCCATCTCATCTCGAATTGTCAGCTGGAGAGCTATATGGCCCAGAACAAAACCCAATCCGGCAAACCTGCATTAGTCCGGGCATGCGCCCCCCATGGCGGGACCGGTGTAAACGTGTTGACTGACCCGTTACTGAATAAGGGCACGGCCTTCACCCTGGAAGAGCGTGACACCTTCCAGTTGCATGGCTTGCTGCCGCCTTCGGTACAAACACTGGAGGAACAGGTCATGCGGCGGCATGACGCGCTACGCGCCTTGTCCACTGACCTGGACCGTTATGTCATGCTGCGCGAACTGCAAGACAGTAATGAAACGTTGTTTTATGCCTTGCTGACCCAGCATATTGAAGAACTGCTGCCGCTGATTTATACGCCCACGGTGGGCGCCGGTTGCCGCCAGTTCAGCCACTTGTATCGCCGCCCGCGTGGGCTGTTTCTGAGCTATCCGCACAAGCATCTGATCCGGGGCATTCTGGCTCATCCACGCTTTGACAAAGTTGAAGTCATTGTCGTGACCGATGGCGAACGCATTCTGGGGCTGGGTGACCAGGGCGCGGGCGGCATGGGGATTCCCATTGGCAAACTGGCGCTCTACTCGGGCTGCGGCGGGCTGCATCCGGCCACAACGCTGCCGATTACGCTCGACGTGGGCACCGACAATAAAGATTGCCTGAGCGACCCGCTGTATGTGGGCTGGCGGCATCAGCGCATACGGGGGCAGGAGTATGACGACTTCATCGAAGCATTTGTCGAGGCAGTGACAGAACGCTGGCCGCATGTCCTGCTGCAGTGGGAAGACTTTGCCAAGCACAATGCCAGCCGTTTGCTGGAACGCTATCGCGACCGGCTGTGTACCTTCAATGACGATGTACAAGGCACCGCCGCTGTCGCGACAGGGACGTTGCTATCGGCCATCAACGTCACCGGTACGCCGTTGACCCAGCAGCGTGTCGCCGTACTGGGGGCGGGTTCGGCCGGGTGTGGCATCTCCGCGCTGATCCATCGGGCGATGGTCGAAGCAGGACTATCCGCTGAAGAAGCGTCCAGCCGGTTCTATCTGGTCGACCGCCATGGCTTGATGGTCGAGGGCAAGGTCGATACGACTACGCTGGAACCGTTCCAGCGTCGTTTCGTGCAACCTGGCGCTGCCATTGCAGGCTGGCAGCTGAACAGTGACGGCACCGCCGGGCTGATGGAAGTGATGAAAAATGCCAGGCCGACGGTATTGATCGGTGTGTCAGGGCAGGCGGGGGCGTTTTCCGAGGCCATCGTGCGGGAAATGGCCCAACATTGCGCCAGACCGGTGATTTTTCCGCTGTCCAATCCCACCAGTAGTTGCGAAGCCACTCCGGCTGACCTGCTGCGCTGGACCGACGGCCGCGCCATTCTCGGCACGGGCAGCCCGTTCCCTGCTGTGGAACGCAACGGCCAGATGTTCAAGATTGACCAGACCAATAACTCGTATATTTTCCCTGGTCTTGGTCTCGCGGCGATTGCGCTCAAGATACCGAGTTTGCCCGATAGCCTGTTTATGGCTGCCGCCAAAGCGCTGGCCTCAATTTCGCCCGCACGCAGCAACCCCTCCGCCAACCTGTTGCCGCCAGTCAGTATGCTGCGCCACGTCTCTTATACAATAGCGTTGGCGGTGGGTTTGCAGGCGTACCACGAGGGTTTGTTGCAAGACCGGGTGGCTATTGATGAAATCGAGCCATTGATCCGGGCCAAAATCTGGGCCCCGCGTTATCCGGCGTTAATCCCGGCCGGAACCTTGCCGGAACGCAGCGCAGCTTGACTGGCGCTCGCTCCGCCTGGGGCCAGAGGGCAACCTCCGGCCAATTTGCGGATCAATAGCGACATCTGGGCGGGTAGATCTTGAAACCGGTTTTTGGTAGATATCTTGTGATTGCCCGTTCAGTCTCGTTCCAGACACGCGCTTTTCTGCTGCTGTTTACGGTTTCTTTCGTTGTCTCGCTGGTGATCGGGCAGTACGTCTATAGCCGGATGCAGGCCAGTCTGTATGAACAGATCGGCATCCGGGCGCGGGTGCAGGCGCAGCAGATCGCCGGCCTGCCTGGCGTTGCGTCTGCGGTTGCCCGACGCGATACCGGCGCCCTGCATGATTTGATCATGCCGCTCAAGGCGGAGTCTGACGCCAGTTACATCGTGATCGGCGATGAACATGCGCTGCATCTGATGCATACCGAGCCAGACGTCGCGTTGGGTAGCCCCATGCAAGGCGGCGATAATGACGAAGTGCTGCATCAAGGCAAAAGCACCATCTCGCTCAAACTGGGTATGCACGGGATGTCATGGCGCGGCAAGGCGCCCATTCGTGATGCGCACGGCAAAATTATCGGCGTGGTTTCGGTGGGGTATTTCCAGTCGCACATCGAAAACTGGAACCGTTCGCAATTCATGCCCTTGCTGGCCCTGCTCGGCGGGATATTATTGGCGCTGTTTTGCTGTGCATGGGTCTTTGCGCAAAGTATCAAACGGCAGATGTTTGGGCTGGAGCCGCTGGAGATCGCGCAGATGGTGCGCCAGCGTGAAGCAGTGTTTGAATCCATTTATGAAGGCGTGCTCTCCATTGACGCGCAGCGCCGCATCACGGCTGTTAACCGGGCCGCACGTGAAATGCTGGAGCTGCCGCAGTCGTCCGAGGAACTGGTCAATATTTCGCTTGATGAACTGGTGCTGAACTGCCCGTTTCTGCAGGTCGGTCCAAACGATGCAGATCAGAAAGACGAGATTTGTCTGTTCAACAGCCTGCAGGTGATCGCAAGCCGCGTTGCCATTCGTGTCGACAAACAGGTGCGCGGATGGGTGATCAGCTTTCGGCGCAAGGACGATATCAGCACGCTCAGCCTGCAATTAAGTGAGGTAAAGCGGTACGCTGATAATTTGCGGGTAGTCCGCCATGAGCATGTGAACTGGGTGTCCACCCTGGCCGGGCTGCTGCACATCAAAGCCTATGACGAGGCTCTGAAACTGGCGCAGGCGCACTCTGAGGTACAGCAGCAGGTGCTCGACTATATTTCCCGAACCTTTGGCAATTACCGCGTTTGTGGCTTGCTGATTGGCAAATATTATCGCGCACGCGAACTGGGGTTATCGCTCGGGTTCGAATCGGGTTGTGCGCTCGAAACCTTGCCCGATGCACTGGACGATGTGGAGTGGATGTCCATCATCGGCAATTTGCTGGATAACGCCTTCGATGCGACGATTGCAGCGGATCACCCCGAAAAAAAAATCGTGCTGTATATCTCCGATATGGGTGAAGAATTGATTATCGAGGTGGCCGACTTCGGTTGCGGCATTGCGCCAGCGTTGCGTGACCATGTGTTTGAACGTGGAGTAAGCAGTCATGCCGGGTCGGAGCATGGCATTGGCTTGTACCTGGTTAATAGCTATGTGAAGCAGGCGGCGGGCATGATTACCATTGAAGACAACATTCCATATGGCACGATTTTCTCCGTCTTCGTGCCCAAGAAAAGGCCTGGCCATGCAGAACATTGATGCATTGATCGTCGAAGACGAAGAGCGGTTGGCCGATATCCATGCCGATTTTGTACGCAAGAATTCGCGCTTTCGGGCTGTGAACCAGGCCCACAACCTGGCCGATGCACGCAAGCTGGTGCATGTGCTCAAACCGCACCTGTTGTTGCTGGATAACTATCTGCCCGATGGCAGGGGGATAGAACTGCTGGAAGACCTGGTCGCCGGGGATTTTTCGACCCGGATCATCTTCATCACGGCGGCCAGCGATATGGAAAGCTGCAGCAAGGCTATCCGCTATGGCGCTTTTGATTACCTGATCAAACCGGTGTCTTATGACCGGCTGCAAATGTC
This genomic interval from Silvimonas soli contains the following:
- a CDS encoding response regulator; protein product: MQNIDALIVEDEERLADIHADFVRKNSRFRAVNQAHNLADARKLVHVLKPHLLLLDNYLPDGRGIELLEDLVAGDFSTRIIFITAASDMESCSKAIRYGAFDYLIKPVSYDRLQMSLERFVRFFDSQKTNAPISQNHVDELYNLQSKDFRGDKHTKGIEALTLERIKQVFVSPDDVYTTESIAQALGISKTTARRYLEFCVESRLLRAEISYGHVGRPERIYRKRDGST
- a CDS encoding AEC family transporter; its protein translation is MNYKIALQIFNSMAPVFLLIYLGWLAVQKGIVDKSAKKVCSTLVSDFVFPALLFENTYKAKPSEVFDLTWMLAFCLAMCSMWVVAYLINKVVLRKDIRQSAMQAMLSSFPNMGGMGIPFLALLIGASSAISVAVGNVIVAVTVIPATLFLLELGSALAGETDKSVSGWQIFTHAVIKSLKKPMVMAVILGLVCSTTGISAYLPKFVISSLEITAKSCNFVSLFAVGVAIHGTKLAFNKGLSVNLALKCLLNPAIVWALVMMFGLTGQHAEEMIFLLAMPTATTATILAYQWSVQEEEASSLYMASTALSIITLPILLILMRSYIPGVI
- a CDS encoding ATP-binding protein — its product is MIARSVSFQTRAFLLLFTVSFVVSLVIGQYVYSRMQASLYEQIGIRARVQAQQIAGLPGVASAVARRDTGALHDLIMPLKAESDASYIVIGDEHALHLMHTEPDVALGSPMQGGDNDEVLHQGKSTISLKLGMHGMSWRGKAPIRDAHGKIIGVVSVGYFQSHIENWNRSQFMPLLALLGGILLALFCCAWVFAQSIKRQMFGLEPLEIAQMVRQREAVFESIYEGVLSIDAQRRITAVNRAAREMLELPQSSEELVNISLDELVLNCPFLQVGPNDADQKDEICLFNSLQVIASRVAIRVDKQVRGWVISFRRKDDISTLSLQLSEVKRYADNLRVVRHEHVNWVSTLAGLLHIKAYDEALKLAQAHSEVQQQVLDYISRTFGNYRVCGLLIGKYYRARELGLSLGFESGCALETLPDALDDVEWMSIIGNLLDNAFDATIAADHPEKKIVLYISDMGEELIIEVADFGCGIAPALRDHVFERGVSSHAGSEHGIGLYLVNSYVKQAAGMITIEDNIPYGTIFSVFVPKKRPGHAEH
- a CDS encoding NAD-dependent malic enzyme codes for the protein MAQNKTQSGKPALVRACAPHGGTGVNVLTDPLLNKGTAFTLEERDTFQLHGLLPPSVQTLEEQVMRRHDALRALSTDLDRYVMLRELQDSNETLFYALLTQHIEELLPLIYTPTVGAGCRQFSHLYRRPRGLFLSYPHKHLIRGILAHPRFDKVEVIVVTDGERILGLGDQGAGGMGIPIGKLALYSGCGGLHPATTLPITLDVGTDNKDCLSDPLYVGWRHQRIRGQEYDDFIEAFVEAVTERWPHVLLQWEDFAKHNASRLLERYRDRLCTFNDDVQGTAAVATGTLLSAINVTGTPLTQQRVAVLGAGSAGCGISALIHRAMVEAGLSAEEASSRFYLVDRHGLMVEGKVDTTTLEPFQRRFVQPGAAIAGWQLNSDGTAGLMEVMKNARPTVLIGVSGQAGAFSEAIVREMAQHCARPVIFPLSNPTSSCEATPADLLRWTDGRAILGTGSPFPAVERNGQMFKIDQTNNSYIFPGLGLAAIALKIPSLPDSLFMAAAKALASISPARSNPSANLLPPVSMLRHVSYTIALAVGLQAYHEGLLQDRVAIDEIEPLIRAKIWAPRYPALIPAGTLPERSAA